The Patescibacteria group bacterium genome window below encodes:
- a CDS encoding cupredoxin domain-containing protein — MSEEMNNQTSTEGQGGDAANKGNSAMAIILIIIVVALGAYMLMNRADNDSEVMPAQDGDVINIDLQDSNMIEEEVMMDEEGDEEANVRTIMISATDFAFSPSDISVNLGDTVRIILDNEQGFHDFVIDEYNVATSQFMGPGTEEIEFVADKAGEFEFYCSVGEHREMGMKGTLIVE; from the coding sequence ATGTCAGAAGAAATGAACAATCAAACCTCTACGGAGGGCCAAGGAGGGGATGCCGCTAATAAGGGTAATTCCGCCATGGCTATTATTTTAATCATTATCGTAGTGGCCTTGGGTGCTTACATGCTCATGAATCGCGCAGACAATGATTCTGAAGTAATGCCAGCTCAAGATGGTGATGTTATTAATATAGATCTTCAAGACTCTAATATGATAGAAGAAGAAGTTATGATGGACGAAGAAGGGGACGAAGAGGCTAATGTCAGAACTATTATGATTAGTGCTACTGACTTTGCTTTCTCACCTTCAGATATATCTGTTAATTTGGGAGACACAGTTAGGATTATTCTTGACAATGAACAAGGTTTTCATGACTTTGTAATTGATGAATACAATGTCGCTACTTCTCAATTTATGGGACCTGGTACCGAGGAAATTGAATTTGTAGCTGATAAAGCAGGTGAATTTGAATTCTACTGCTCAGTCGGAGAACATCGCGAGATGGGCATGAAAGGTACTTTAATTGTTGAGTAA
- a CDS encoding response regulator transcription factor, whose protein sequence is MRVLIIEDNCEFRETLKASLLSEGLIVDTAEEGQKGLFMALTNNYDLILLDNILPHKNAPEICRAIREDGKHTPIMIISIKNNAEEKANLLNEGADDYLAKPCSHLELMARVRALTRRPKQTIPVVLSVGEITLNSRSGEVKKGKTVIKLTRKEFGLLELFLKNKGQIVSRAMILEHVWEIDADPFSKTIETHILNLRKKLGKPDQSLIKSVSGRGYVIR, encoded by the coding sequence ATGAGAGTTCTAATTATTGAAGACAACTGTGAATTCCGAGAAACACTTAAAGCTTCTTTATTGTCTGAAGGTTTAATTGTTGATACCGCCGAAGAAGGACAAAAGGGCTTATTCATGGCTCTAACCAATAACTATGATCTGATTCTACTAGATAATATCTTGCCCCATAAAAACGCCCCTGAAATTTGCCGAGCTATTAGAGAAGATGGTAAGCATACCCCCATTATGATTATCTCGATTAAAAACAATGCGGAAGAAAAGGCCAACCTTCTAAATGAAGGGGCTGATGATTATCTAGCTAAACCCTGTTCTCATCTTGAACTAATGGCCAGAGTAAGAGCCTTAACTCGCCGACCAAAACAAACCATACCAGTTGTTTTATCAGTCGGAGAGATTACCCTTAACAGCCGCTCAGGTGAAGTAAAAAAGGGCAAAACAGTTATCAAGCTAACCCGTAAGGAATTTGGCTTATTGGAACTCTTTTTAAAAAACAAAGGACAAATAGTTTCTCGGGCCATGATTCTTGAACATGTCTGGGAAATTGACGCTGACCCTTTTTCCAAAACAATTGAGACCCATATTCTTAATTTAAGAAAGAAGTTGGGCAAACCAGACCAAAGCTTAATTAAAAGCGTTTCAGGTAGAGGCTATGTTATACGTTAA
- a CDS encoding inorganic diphosphatase, with the protein MSYNAIPLGNKAPEVINAVIEIPKGSTNKYELDEKIDALVLDRVMHSPMFYPVDYGFIPETRSGDGDHLDVMVVTNSPVFPGCVVPVRPLGLLRMTDDKGVDNKILAVPLGNPYFVNVTDISQLDPHILKEIVHFFEQYKALENKSVVLDGWGTKEEALAMIMDDHKSFKNES; encoded by the coding sequence ATGAGTTATAATGCTATTCCCTTGGGTAATAAGGCCCCTGAAGTTATTAATGCGGTGATTGAAATACCAAAAGGTTCTACCAATAAATACGAGCTTGATGAAAAGATTGACGCTCTGGTTTTAGATCGTGTTATGCATTCTCCGATGTTTTATCCGGTGGATTATGGTTTTATTCCCGAGACTCGTTCAGGGGACGGTGATCATCTTGATGTTATGGTAGTCACTAACAGTCCAGTTTTTCCTGGTTGTGTAGTGCCTGTTCGTCCGCTGGGTCTATTGCGTATGACCGATGATAAGGGAGTGGATAATAAGATTTTAGCCGTACCTCTTGGTAATCCCTATTTTGTTAATGTTACTGATATTTCACAACTAGATCCTCATATTCTTAAAGAGATAGTACACTTTTTTGAACAATATAAGGCTCTGGAAAACAAAAGTGTTGTCTTAGATGGCTGGGGAACGAAAGAAGAGGCTTTAGCTATGATCATGGATGATCATAAAAGTTTTAAGAACGAATCTTAG
- a CDS encoding M15 family metallopeptidase, producing MKNITKKTFALSICLLIFSVLLTSSSLVLAQDVTGTSTPKTGDETGSSTPKISDPFKNPNLAVKIPGLNFRKVHCEETEGGENCYVPWVADYIQGLYVYGISLISILAVVAMMIAGVIWLTAGGNSQKVSEAKKWIGSSLTGLVIAFSSYIILNIINPALTELSPLKITTLIKEDLPDKTEYDVFINNESISELKVAPTNIVKVQIETTTGTKTVQVDETIAELMKKTFKEVKDAGFPIYEVGGYRESKYCHGRGLAIDVNVDENYCIDCYSKKGALVGKYYRPTGVGAGKDYTVDKNSFTKELVDIFKRNGWCWGGDWKSFKDYMHFSVPTCRNGAECGASGRYDFGQSVKSNHQKYGITYP from the coding sequence ATGAAAAATATAACTAAAAAAACCTTCGCCCTATCTATATGCCTGTTAATTTTCTCTGTGCTTCTAACAAGCTCTTCTTTGGTATTAGCACAAGATGTAACAGGTACTTCAACTCCTAAAACAGGCGATGAAACCGGTTCTTCAACTCCCAAGATAAGCGACCCCTTTAAGAATCCTAATTTGGCCGTTAAAATACCGGGGCTTAATTTTAGGAAGGTACACTGTGAAGAGACTGAAGGAGGAGAAAATTGTTATGTCCCCTGGGTAGCAGACTACATACAAGGTCTTTATGTTTACGGCATAAGCCTAATATCAATTCTAGCGGTAGTTGCTATGATGATAGCTGGTGTAATTTGGTTAACAGCCGGCGGGAATTCGCAAAAAGTAAGTGAAGCTAAAAAGTGGATCGGCAGTAGCTTAACGGGTTTAGTAATAGCTTTTAGTTCCTATATAATTTTAAATATTATTAATCCCGCTTTAACGGAGTTGTCCCCCCTTAAAATAACAACTTTAATAAAAGAAGATCTACCCGATAAAACAGAGTACGATGTTTTTATTAATAATGAATCGATTTCTGAACTAAAAGTTGCTCCAACTAATATTGTAAAGGTACAAATTGAAACAACCACTGGAACTAAAACCGTACAAGTTGATGAAACAATTGCCGAACTAATGAAAAAAACTTTTAAAGAAGTAAAAGATGCGGGTTTCCCGATTTACGAAGTTGGCGGTTACCGAGAGTCAAAATATTGTCATGGTCGTGGCTTAGCTATAGATGTTAACGTTGACGAAAATTATTGTATTGATTGTTATAGTAAAAAAGGAGCACTGGTCGGAAAATATTACAGACCAACAGGTGTAGGTGCAGGAAAAGATTACACAGTCGACAAAAATTCTTTTACAAAAGAACTGGTTGATATATTTAAAAGAAACGGTTGGTGTTGGGGAGGAGATTGGAAAAGTTTTAAAGATTATATGCACTTCTCAGTCCCAACTTGTCGTAACGGAGCTGAGTGTGGAGCTTCAGGTAGATATGATTTTGGACAATCGGTGAAAAGTAATCATCAAAAATATGGAATAACTTACCCATAA
- a CDS encoding terpene cyclase/mutase family protein: MNKESQKLLANTLEYLKRHQNKDGGFLSYSVEINGKINKTQETVFITAWIARCLTEIKEITAQEICQKAVNFLIKQRKEDYSFNYFKEDKDKDKNKNNKNLYPNDLDDTFLAWSVISKIRPNQLTPTAWAKLTKLLIKSETQPGGPYQTWLIKNPVGKWHDLDPIVNANIHSFLEYHKIHNTNLKSYLENIIKKRSYKSLYYDYFTVRSLMAEYCNTVNKDLLLNNLKTDLNNPKVKSSIFKTSLLVSSLLKNEVNPALVREPIRRLKSCLENRRWPLEKLYLEQSGRHKLYAASPCLVAAQTALAYQRYELANKQKVPNTFTLNETDDYILKTFEQIRIIYQKFSQTENCLIHKQINKLEKSSQVKNITLLPIYCFKSFNLKNINNKILAKISLANTLGWLVYGLKDKIIDHQEGGNLLPAIFHGLLNMQKIYTSILPPHALDELYEILEDSELSLIKEQDKRYDIDKKFQNRLYKKINASSTIARAAQSMPHAFSALAVLYLAGYKQTSQTISCLKIFFINYLAAKQTMDDAHDWLEDLDEKIITPVVEDILASEQKLGENNRTIEEARENLKKIFWQDRLNGICFLITEHLKQAERSLIEIKDLKDKNYFMDLLENLKQVVNKTIQEKNTTLEFLKALSKIRS, from the coding sequence ATGAACAAAGAAAGCCAAAAGCTCTTAGCCAATACACTGGAATACCTAAAACGCCACCAAAATAAAGATGGTGGATTCTTGTCATACTCAGTGGAAATAAATGGTAAAATTAATAAAACACAAGAAACCGTCTTTATAACTGCCTGGATAGCTCGCTGCTTAACAGAAATTAAAGAAATAACCGCCCAAGAAATATGCCAAAAAGCCGTTAATTTTCTAATTAAACAAAGAAAAGAAGACTACTCTTTTAACTATTTTAAAGAAGATAAAGATAAAGATAAAAATAAAAATAATAAAAACTTATACCCCAATGACCTTGATGATACTTTCTTAGCCTGGAGTGTAATATCAAAAATTAGACCAAACCAATTAACTCCCACAGCTTGGGCTAAACTAACAAAACTTTTAATTAAATCAGAAACACAACCAGGAGGACCTTATCAGACATGGCTGATAAAAAACCCAGTGGGTAAATGGCATGATCTTGATCCAATAGTTAATGCCAATATCCATTCTTTTTTAGAATATCACAAAATACATAATACCAACCTGAAAAGTTATCTAGAAAATATTATAAAAAAACGATCATATAAATCATTATATTATGACTATTTCACTGTTAGGTCTTTAATGGCCGAATATTGCAATACAGTAAACAAAGATTTATTATTAAATAATCTAAAAACCGATCTAAACAACCCAAAAGTTAAAAGTTCAATTTTTAAAACTTCTCTCCTAGTATCTTCTCTCTTAAAAAACGAGGTTAATCCAGCCTTGGTAAGAGAGCCGATAAGAAGACTTAAAAGTTGTTTAGAAAACCGCCGTTGGCCACTTGAAAAGCTTTATCTTGAACAAAGCGGCCGTCATAAGCTCTATGCCGCCTCACCATGTCTGGTAGCAGCCCAAACCGCTCTAGCTTATCAAAGATATGAATTAGCCAACAAACAAAAAGTACCAAATACTTTTACCCTAAATGAAACTGATGATTATATACTAAAGACTTTTGAACAAATAAGGATTATTTACCAAAAATTTTCCCAAACAGAAAACTGCTTGATACATAAACAAATAAATAAACTGGAAAAATCTTCACAAGTTAAGAATATAACTCTTTTACCGATCTATTGTTTTAAATCTTTTAATCTTAAAAATATTAATAATAAAATCTTAGCTAAAATATCTTTAGCTAACACTTTGGGTTGGTTGGTTTATGGTCTTAAAGATAAAATTATTGACCACCAAGAAGGTGGTAATCTATTACCAGCTATCTTTCATGGACTACTCAATATGCAAAAAATCTATACTTCAATCTTGCCACCTCACGCGCTAGATGAATTATATGAAATACTTGAAGACTCAGAATTATCCTTAATTAAAGAACAAGATAAAAGATACGATATTGATAAAAAATTTCAAAATAGACTTTATAAAAAAATTAACGCAAGTTCAACTATAGCTAGAGCCGCTCAATCAATGCCACACGCTTTCTCAGCCTTAGCTGTGTTATACTTAGCTGGCTATAAACAAACAAGTCAAACAATAAGTTGCTTGAAAATATTTTTCATTAACTATCTAGCTGCCAAACAAACGATGGATGATGCCCATGACTGGCTAGAAGATCTTGATGAAAAAATAATAACCCCGGTAGTGGAAGATATTTTAGCGAGCGAACAAAAACTTGGAGAAAATAATAGAACTATTGAAGAAGCTAGAGAGAATCTAAAAAAAATATTTTGGCAAGACCGATTGAACGGAATATGTTTTTTAATTACCGAACACCTTAAACAAGCCGAAAGATCCCTGATCGAAATCAAGGATCTTAAAGATAAAAATTATTTTATGGATCTATTAGAGAATCTTAAACAAGTAGTTAATAAAACTATACAAGAAAAAAATACTACTCTTGAGTTTCTCAAAGCTTTATCTAAGATTCGTTCTTAA
- the rpoC gene encoding DNA-directed RNA polymerase subunit beta': MINPIKTSEFEAIKLKLASPETISNWSYGEVIRPETINYRTQKPEKDGLFCEKIFGPSKDWECYCGKYKKIRYKGIVCDKCGVEVTRSLVRRERMGHIKLETPVTHIWFLRGVSSKIGLALDLSVQALEKVVYFASFIITDVNEELRQATIEQIKQEYKAKKRTMEAEHNDQVSKLKSSRKEALNKEGKTQLEITEVVEKEIGALEKIRDEKLAGLEEAFTQAQKELKDIKPLTIISENIYQNLSLKYGHIFTAGIGAEAVRKLLQRIDLAKEIKNIESNLGEVVESRKDKMIKRLKLFKSLKANDIDPAWMVMAVVPVIPPDLRPMVALDGGRFATSDLNDLYRRIINRNNRLKQLMSLSAPEVICRNEKRMLQEAVDALIDNSIRHGKTVVASTGQKRTLKSLADSLKGKQGRFRQNLLGKRIDYSGRSVIVVNPHLKLDQCGLPKRMAIELFKPFIISKLIQREIVHNVRSASRYIEAGHDVVWDILEEIIKGAFILLNRAPTLHRLGIQAFRPVLIEGLALQIHPLVCTAFNADFDGDQMAVHVPLTEEAKTEARETMLASHNLLKPATGDPIVAPDKDIAWGTFYMTDIDEQPEDKVKSYSSPAEAKQAYYLKRIGLRDSIKVVMGEEGLVKTSVGRIIFNDILPEDLKFVNEIVGKGILKSLVKSCLRAHGEERTVRLLDEMKSLAFGYVTKSGLSWGMEDLTVFKEIEALVEKTEEAAEEIRGYYEEGLLTDSERYSKIIEVWTKAKEEVTAICVSELDKKGPVYSMIESGARGSWAQLTQILGMKGLVTSPSGKIIELPVKGNFKKGFDVLEYFIATHGVRKGLSDTALRTANAGYLTRRLVDVAQDVVISEKDCGTDEGIEMTKAESDSMGRPLIRRLTGRYLAATLKNSEGKTLLKKGHLVTEDDSDALVDEVIESAVVRSIARCELLRGVCQTCYGYDLAYNRLVELGTAVGIIAAQSIGEPGTQLTMRTFHTGGVASADDITQGLPRVEEIFEARSPKRKAYIADVEGQVKITEQRTEGGSAHNRLVAITHQGEETDKYFYAEASLSSRKSKNNSEDKEEKSKVKSKKEKVEVLVEDGAKVKKGDPLFKAGLAVIEANRPGKVTLKEKYLTIKTEVEQVREYLVPRTFNVLVKDGDRVSIGDQLTDGSLDLQQLYELRGIAEAQRYIVKEIQYVYSSQGQPLNDKHIEAICRQMFSRVYIIDPGDTEFMVGEVIEKSVLERANAATEEAGKRPAKIKQLLMGMTKASLTTNSFLSAASFQETAKVLIDAAITGKVDRLEGLKENVIIGRPIPAGTGFKKKEE; the protein is encoded by the coding sequence ATGATTAATCCAATAAAAACCAGCGAATTTGAAGCCATTAAGCTTAAACTGGCTTCGCCGGAGACAATTTCCAATTGGTCTTACGGAGAAGTAATCCGTCCGGAAACCATTAACTACAGAACCCAAAAGCCGGAAAAAGACGGTTTGTTTTGTGAGAAAATTTTTGGTCCCTCTAAAGACTGGGAATGTTACTGTGGTAAATACAAGAAAATACGTTACAAAGGTATTGTTTGTGATAAATGTGGCGTGGAAGTTACCAGAAGTTTGGTGCGTCGTGAGCGTATGGGACATATTAAATTAGAAACTCCGGTTACTCATATTTGGTTCTTGCGTGGTGTTTCCTCTAAAATCGGTTTAGCTCTTGATTTATCTGTCCAGGCTTTGGAAAAGGTGGTTTATTTTGCCAGCTTTATCATTACTGACGTTAATGAAGAACTTAGACAAGCTACAATTGAACAAATTAAACAAGAATATAAAGCCAAGAAAAGAACCATGGAAGCTGAGCATAACGATCAGGTTAGTAAACTAAAATCTTCTCGCAAAGAGGCTTTAAACAAGGAAGGGAAAACTCAACTGGAGATTACCGAGGTGGTTGAAAAAGAAATTGGAGCTTTGGAAAAAATCAGAGATGAAAAACTAGCAGGTCTTGAAGAAGCTTTTACTCAGGCACAAAAAGAGCTTAAGGATATTAAGCCCTTAACTATCATCTCGGAAAATATTTATCAAAATCTTAGCTTGAAATACGGTCATATTTTTACGGCGGGTATTGGTGCTGAAGCTGTTCGTAAGCTTTTACAAAGAATTGATTTAGCTAAAGAAATTAAAAATATTGAGAGTAATTTGGGTGAAGTAGTGGAATCTCGTAAGGATAAAATGATTAAGCGTCTTAAATTGTTTAAGAGTTTAAAAGCCAATGATATTGACCCGGCTTGGATGGTCATGGCGGTAGTACCAGTTATTCCTCCGGATTTACGTCCCATGGTGGCCCTGGATGGAGGACGTTTTGCCACTTCCGATTTAAACGATTTATACCGCCGTATTATTAACCGTAATAATCGCTTAAAACAGTTAATGAGTTTGAGTGCGCCGGAAGTTATTTGTCGTAACGAAAAGAGAATGCTTCAGGAAGCGGTCGATGCTTTAATAGATAACTCTATTAGGCACGGCAAGACAGTAGTAGCTTCTACCGGACAAAAGAGAACACTTAAGTCTTTAGCTGATTCACTTAAAGGTAAGCAGGGACGTTTCCGTCAAAACTTACTTGGTAAGCGTATCGATTATTCTGGACGTAGCGTTATTGTGGTTAATCCTCATCTTAAGTTAGATCAATGCGGTTTACCTAAGCGTATGGCCATTGAGTTATTTAAGCCTTTTATTATTTCTAAGTTAATTCAAAGAGAAATTGTTCATAATGTTAGAAGCGCTTCCCGTTATATTGAAGCTGGTCATGACGTGGTCTGGGATATTTTGGAAGAAATTATTAAGGGAGCTTTTATTCTCTTAAACCGTGCTCCAACTTTACACCGTTTAGGTATTCAAGCTTTTCGTCCAGTTTTAATTGAAGGTTTAGCTTTGCAAATTCATCCTTTGGTTTGTACGGCCTTTAACGCTGACTTTGATGGTGACCAAATGGCAGTGCATGTACCTTTAACAGAAGAAGCTAAGACTGAAGCCAGAGAAACCATGTTGGCTTCCCACAACTTACTTAAACCAGCTACTGGTGATCCGATTGTTGCTCCAGATAAAGATATTGCTTGGGGAACTTTCTATATGACGGATATTGATGAGCAACCAGAAGATAAGGTTAAAAGTTATTCTTCACCAGCTGAAGCTAAGCAGGCTTATTATCTTAAGAGAATTGGTTTAAGAGATTCTATTAAGGTGGTTATGGGAGAAGAGGGCTTGGTTAAGACTTCGGTGGGTAGAATAATCTTTAATGATATTTTGCCTGAAGATTTAAAATTTGTTAATGAAATTGTTGGCAAGGGTATTTTAAAAAGCTTGGTTAAAAGTTGTTTACGTGCCCATGGCGAAGAAAGAACAGTTCGCTTGCTTGATGAAATGAAGAGTCTGGCTTTTGGCTATGTTACTAAGAGTGGACTATCCTGGGGCATGGAAGACCTGACCGTCTTTAAAGAAATTGAAGCTTTGGTGGAAAAAACAGAAGAAGCAGCTGAAGAAATTCGTGGCTATTATGAAGAGGGTCTTTTAACCGATTCTGAGAGGTATAGTAAAATCATTGAAGTTTGGACAAAGGCCAAGGAAGAAGTTACTGCTATTTGTGTGAGTGAATTGGATAAAAAGGGCCCTGTTTATTCTATGATTGAATCTGGTGCTAGAGGTTCTTGGGCCCAGTTGACCCAGATTTTAGGTATGAAGGGCTTGGTAACTTCTCCGTCCGGTAAGATTATTGAATTGCCGGTTAAAGGTAACTTTAAAAAAGGTTTTGACGTTTTAGAATACTTTATCGCCACTCACGGTGTTCGTAAAGGGTTGTCTGATACTGCCTTAAGAACCGCTAATGCCGGTTATCTTACTCGTCGTTTAGTTGATGTAGCGCAAGATGTTGTAATAAGTGAAAAAGATTGCGGCACGGATGAAGGCATTGAAATGACCAAAGCTGAGAGTGATTCAATGGGTAGACCGCTTATTCGTAGATTGACTGGTCGTTATTTGGCTGCTACTTTAAAAAATTCCGAAGGTAAGACTCTTTTAAAGAAGGGACACTTGGTAACCGAGGATGACTCTGATGCTTTAGTTGATGAAGTTATTGAAAGCGCAGTAGTTCGTTCAATCGCCAGGTGTGAGCTTTTACGAGGAGTTTGTCAGACCTGTTACGGTTATGATTTGGCCTATAATAGACTTGTTGAGCTTGGTACGGCAGTTGGTATTATTGCCGCCCAATCTATTGGAGAGCCTGGTACACAGTTAACCATGAGAACTTTCCATACCGGTGGTGTGGCTTCGGCCGATGACATTACTCAGGGTCTACCGAGAGTTGAAGAAATCTTTGAAGCTCGTTCGCCTAAGCGTAAAGCCTATATTGCCGATGTTGAAGGACAAGTAAAAATCACTGAACAGCGTACTGAAGGAGGTTCAGCTCACAACAGACTTGTGGCGATTACTCACCAAGGGGAAGAAACTGATAAGTATTTTTATGCTGAGGCTTCTTTGTCATCTAGGAAAAGCAAAAATAATTCTGAGGATAAAGAAGAAAAGAGTAAGGTTAAATCTAAGAAAGAAAAAGTTGAAGTTCTCGTTGAGGATGGAGCCAAGGTTAAAAAAGGAGATCCTCTCTTTAAAGCCGGTTTAGCAGTTATTGAAGCCAATAGGCCTGGTAAGGTTACTTTAAAAGAAAAATACTTAACCATTAAGACTGAAGTTGAACAGGTTCGTGAGTATTTGGTACCTAGAACTTTTAATGTCTTAGTTAAGGACGGAGACAGAGTTTCTATTGGCGACCAATTAACGGACGGCAGCCTTGATCTTCAGCAGCTTTATGAATTACGAGGCATTGCTGAGGCACAAAGATATATTGTAAAAGAAATTCAATATGTTTATTCTTCACAAGGTCAACCCTTAAACGATAAGCACATTGAGGCTATTTGTAGACAGATGTTTTCTCGTGTTTATATTATTGATCCAGGAGACACTGAGTTTATGGTTGGTGAAGTTATTGAAAAATCAGTTTTGGAACGCGCTAACGCAGCCACAGAAGAAGCAGGTAAGAGACCAGCCAAGATTAAGCAATTGTTAATGGGTATGACTAAAGCCTCCTTGACCACTAACAGTTTCCTTTCGGCGGCTTCTTTCCAGGAAACAGCTAAAGTTTTGATTGATGCAGCTATTACGGGTAAAGTTGATCGACTTGAGGGACTTAAAGAAAACGTTATTATCGGACGACCTATTCCAGCTGGTACTGGTTTTAAGAAAAAAGAAGAATAA
- a CDS encoding HAMP domain-containing sensor histidine kinase — protein MPSVKNVLHRLKGFLKVLYKILLEPKSFEQRDRQQEFLLNIALITSSALLIALTAANLLNSLKNNVPASLAINTLELITLWFLIVYLLSRLGHYKIARYLLVFTFLAGSFYGSWKWGVSLPAVLLTYALTIGIASVVIGHRCGLIIAGLILIVQNFIGYREIKSGLLPEWKSEMVGLIDVNVYSILLICITIISWLARRDMENSLKRAEKSEKALLKHQEELEEIIEKRTKQLAEAQADKIGQLYRFAELGKLSSGLFHDLINPLSAIALNLEMTKDNQPAIISAKEETKRAVAAGQRMTVLIQAIQRQIDMNDLNIFFSIKKTLEESFLLFTHSAKKLNVEIKISSEEDVEIFANPIHLHQIITNLIANALDAYKEKTLSEEKPRKIEIKYFKENDLLILEFKDYAGGIDQEIIKNIFKPFFTTKRKTGGLGLGLPTVKSLISRYLQGTIEVKVIPDQSTSFIIKIPISHEQRKPKALSQYTGIPKTPPK, from the coding sequence ATGCCCTCCGTTAAAAACGTCTTACATAGACTTAAAGGATTTTTAAAAGTTTTATATAAAATCCTTCTTGAACCAAAAAGTTTCGAGCAAAGAGACCGTCAGCAAGAGTTTTTATTAAATATAGCCCTGATAACTTCCAGTGCTTTACTTATTGCCCTAACCGCCGCTAATTTACTTAACTCACTTAAGAACAATGTTCCTGCTTCTTTAGCTATTAATACGTTAGAGTTAATAACTCTGTGGTTTTTAATTGTCTATCTCTTATCACGCCTGGGGCACTATAAAATAGCTCGCTATCTTTTAGTTTTTACATTTTTAGCTGGTTCTTTTTATGGATCATGGAAATGGGGAGTAAGTTTGCCAGCGGTGCTATTGACTTACGCTTTAACCATAGGCATCGCCAGTGTAGTGATCGGGCACCGTTGTGGCTTAATTATTGCCGGCCTTATTCTAATTGTACAAAATTTTATAGGCTACAGGGAAATAAAAAGCGGTCTTTTACCTGAGTGGAAAAGTGAAATGGTTGGTTTAATTGACGTTAATGTTTATTCAATCCTTTTAATCTGTATAACCATTATCTCTTGGCTAGCTAGAAGAGATATGGAAAATTCCCTTAAAAGAGCCGAGAAATCCGAAAAAGCCTTACTTAAACACCAAGAAGAACTGGAAGAAATTATAGAAAAAAGAACCAAACAATTAGCAGAAGCCCAAGCAGACAAAATAGGCCAACTATATCGTTTTGCTGAATTAGGTAAATTATCTTCAGGACTTTTTCACGACCTAATTAATCCCCTCTCAGCCATAGCTCTTAACTTGGAAATGACCAAAGATAACCAACCAGCTATTATCAGTGCCAAGGAGGAAACAAAAAGAGCAGTAGCAGCCGGCCAACGCATGACCGTCCTGATACAAGCCATACAAAGACAAATTGACATGAATGATCTTAATATCTTTTTCTCCATCAAAAAAACCCTTGAAGAGTCTTTTTTGCTTTTTACCCATTCAGCCAAAAAACTGAACGTTGAAATTAAAATTTCAAGCGAGGAGGACGTAGAAATTTTTGCTAACCCCATACATCTACACCAGATAATCACTAACCTGATAGCTAACGCTCTTGATGCCTATAAAGAAAAAACATTAAGCGAAGAAAAACCAAGAAAAATAGAGATAAAATATTTTAAAGAAAACGATTTACTTATTCTAGAATTTAAAGACTATGCCGGAGGTATTGATCAAGAAATTATTAAAAATATTTTTAAACCGTTTTTTACCACCAAAAGAAAAACTGGTGGATTGGGTCTGGGGCTACCAACTGTTAAATCACTAATTAGTCGCTATCTTCAAGGCACGATTGAGGTAAAAGTTATCCCGGACCAATCAACCTCCTTTATTATAAAAATACCCATCTCACATGAACAAAGAAAGCCAAAAGCTCTTAGCCAATACACTGGAATACCTAAAACGCCACCAAAATAA